Proteins encoded within one genomic window of Candidatus Syntrophocurvum alkaliphilum:
- a CDS encoding P-II family nitrogen regulator: protein MPYNSHDLIVTIVKKGWADKVVKASKQAGAEGATVIYGRGTGIHEQKKLLGLSIEPEKEMVLTIILKEETEKVLKAIEKGCSLDKPATGISFVIELKKVVGIVHLLEQLGVDE from the coding sequence ATGCCATATAATAGTCATGATTTAATAGTTACTATCGTTAAAAAGGGCTGGGCAGACAAAGTGGTTAAAGCCTCAAAACAGGCTGGGGCTGAAGGTGCTACTGTAATTTATGGCAGAGGTACTGGTATTCATGAACAAAAAAAATTATTAGGTCTTTCCATTGAACCTGAAAAGGAAATGGTATTAACAATAATATTAAAAGAAGAAACAGAAAAGGTATTAAAGGCTATAGAGAAAGGTTGTAGCTTAGATAAACCAGCAACTGGTATAAGCTTTGTGATTGAACTAAAGAAAGTTGTAGGTATAGTACACCTGTTAGAGCAACTAGGAGTAGATGAATAA
- the mgtE gene encoding magnesium transporter, translating into MQDFKNEIRELIKNKDFNGIRNQNWEEWQLADLADLLLGLENPNRAILFRLMPRNISANVFAYFDKEHKNSLLKDLTDEETRHLLANLRPDDRTSLFEEMPGQITQRLLNLLSHEDLKETRFLLGYPEESVGRLMTPEYVAVRPNWTAEQALEHIRIKGKDKETLNVIYVIDDNWKLIDGLEIHKFILANPNDKVEDIMNRSYFDLSAFDDREKAVWMMQRYDLFALPVVDSDGVLIGAVTFDDVFDVAQEEATEDFHKGAAVAPLKTSYREATVWELFRKRVGWLVVLVFVMLVASEVIASFEEVLASVIALAFFIPLLIDVGGNTGAQSATLMVRAIATDDIKTKEWAGPFMKEISVGAALGITMGLIVYAFGLWRGGIEIAMIVGLSMIAIVIVANLMGVILPFILSKFNADPAVASSPLITSIVDITGLLIYFGIAASILGF; encoded by the coding sequence ATGCAAGATTTTAAAAATGAAATTAGAGAACTTATAAAAAATAAAGATTTTAATGGGATTAGAAATCAAAATTGGGAAGAATGGCAGTTGGCAGACTTAGCTGATTTATTGCTAGGGTTGGAAAATCCTAATAGGGCAATTTTATTTAGACTAATGCCTAGAAATATTTCTGCTAATGTTTTTGCTTATTTTGATAAAGAACATAAAAATAGCCTACTTAAGGACTTAACAGATGAAGAAACCAGGCATCTTTTAGCAAATCTAAGACCTGATGATAGAACATCCTTGTTTGAGGAAATGCCTGGGCAGATTACACAGAGATTATTAAACCTATTAAGCCATGAGGATTTAAAGGAAACTAGGTTTTTACTTGGTTACCCAGAAGAAAGTGTTGGGCGTTTAATGACCCCAGAGTATGTAGCAGTTAGACCTAACTGGACTGCGGAACAGGCATTAGAACATATTAGAATAAAGGGTAAAGATAAAGAAACACTTAATGTAATCTATGTAATAGATGATAATTGGAAACTAATTGATGGTCTAGAAATTCATAAATTTATTTTGGCTAATCCTAATGATAAAGTAGAAGACATAATGAATCGTTCTTACTTTGACTTATCGGCTTTTGATGACCGAGAAAAAGCGGTCTGGATGATGCAAAGATATGATTTGTTTGCATTACCTGTTGTTGATTCAGATGGAGTTTTAATTGGTGCTGTAACATTTGATGATGTTTTTGATGTTGCTCAAGAAGAGGCAACCGAAGATTTTCACAAGGGTGCTGCTGTTGCACCATTAAAAACGAGTTACCGTGAAGCTACTGTTTGGGAGTTATTTAGAAAAAGAGTCGGTTGGCTTGTAGTATTAGTCTTTGTAATGTTAGTAGCCTCAGAGGTTATTGCATCATTTGAAGAAGTGCTTGCCTCAGTTATTGCATTGGCTTTCTTTATCCCACTTCTCATAGATGTAGGTGGTAATACTGGTGCACAATCTGCTACCTTAATGGTTCGCGCTATTGCAACTGATGATATAAAAACTAAGGAATGGGCTGGCCCCTTTATGAAGGAGATTAGTGTTGGTGCAGCTTTAGGTATAACAATGGGATTAATAGTTTATGCATTTGGACTATGGCGAGGCGGAATTGAAATTGCAATGATAGTTGGTTTGTCGATGATTGCTATTGTTATTGTAGCTAACCTAATGGGGGTTATACTGCCGTTTATATTATCAAAATTCAATGCTGATCCCGCGGTAGCAAGCAGTCCATTGATTACTTCTATAGTTGATATAACTGGACTATTGATATACTTTGGTATAGCAGCAAGTATTTTAGGTTTTTGA
- a CDS encoding PAS domain-containing hybrid sensor histidine kinase/response regulator: protein MDVKNIPFKVEYYSPLPDVLDNCFIIIQNEKIVFANDAAADLLGYKKESLLEIDFCELIAPYHIDMFNEMYLLKGMEDKIHSFCELDLIKKENNIITTELSVTPILYKDIFALQIIITKTTEKKGLEEKQEELQYGLLSKINECIIVADKDFNILFWNNGAEKIFGWKPYEVINTKLTALFYLENLDFSMLLKTNNGYWEGKLDGVDTQNGEKKAVNLSLTTVNDENLNVKKIIAIVIDITEVVHSQQEARKANRAKSEFLANISHEMRTPLMGIMGFCEILSSESLNNQNVEHVITIQQCAEQLLELVNNMLDLSKIEAQQVEIRNKKFNLHQMIKTTIQYLRPLMQKKGLKSHIHISSNVPIMILGDEGKLKQVLTNIVCNAFKFTPEGEVNIYVSKHSREYANSLFPLKISVYDTGIGIDQEKCNEIFEPFIQAKKPKIKGYEGTGLGLTISKQLIELMGGYIWCKPNEPKGSVFSIVVPVKEITNVDMIAEHKKDYDVNKQEKTNIFKNGIKVLLAEDIKVNRKLISHMLSDLGYDVYAVANGEECVKATTKWKPDVILMDMQMPILDGYEATKVIRQNRELEYIPIIALTAYAMSGDIEKCMQAGCNSYLSKPFSKEQLHLTIRQSCSKIKTDIK from the coding sequence ATGGATGTAAAAAATATACCTTTTAAAGTAGAATACTATTCTCCATTGCCAGATGTACTAGATAATTGTTTTATAATCATACAAAATGAAAAGATTGTATTTGCCAATGATGCGGCAGCAGATTTATTAGGCTATAAAAAAGAAAGTTTATTAGAAATCGATTTTTGTGAACTAATAGCTCCTTATCATATTGACATGTTTAATGAAATGTATTTATTAAAAGGTATGGAAGATAAAATCCATAGTTTTTGTGAGCTTGACCTAATTAAGAAAGAAAACAATATAATAACCACTGAACTTTCGGTGACTCCAATATTATACAAAGATATATTTGCCCTTCAAATAATAATAACAAAGACAACTGAAAAAAAGGGATTAGAAGAAAAGCAAGAGGAGTTGCAGTATGGCTTATTATCTAAAATAAATGAATGTATTATAGTTGCTGATAAAGATTTTAATATTTTGTTTTGGAACAATGGTGCAGAAAAAATATTTGGTTGGAAACCATATGAGGTCATAAATACCAAATTAACTGCACTTTTTTATTTAGAAAACCTAGATTTTTCAATGCTTTTAAAAACTAATAATGGTTACTGGGAAGGTAAATTAGATGGGGTTGACACTCAAAATGGTGAAAAGAAAGCCGTTAATTTATCACTTACTACAGTTAATGATGAAAACCTAAATGTTAAAAAAATTATTGCTATTGTGATTGATATTACAGAAGTTGTACATTCACAGCAAGAAGCGAGAAAAGCTAATCGTGCTAAAAGTGAATTTTTAGCTAATATTAGTCATGAGATGAGAACTCCACTAATGGGTATTATGGGATTTTGTGAGATTTTAAGTAGTGAAAGCCTTAATAATCAAAATGTAGAACATGTTATAACAATTCAACAATGTGCTGAACAATTATTAGAGTTAGTAAATAATATGTTAGACCTTTCGAAAATTGAAGCACAGCAGGTGGAAATAAGAAACAAAAAATTTAACTTACACCAAATGATTAAAACTACTATTCAGTACTTGAGACCTCTTATGCAAAAAAAGGGGTTAAAATCGCATATACATATTTCTTCAAATGTACCTATTATGATATTAGGGGATGAAGGTAAACTTAAACAGGTTTTAACTAATATAGTTTGTAATGCTTTCAAGTTTACACCAGAGGGTGAAGTGAATATATATGTGTCAAAACATAGCCGCGAATATGCTAATTCGTTATTTCCCCTAAAAATATCAGTTTACGATACAGGAATAGGAATAGATCAAGAAAAATGTAATGAAATTTTCGAGCCTTTTATTCAAGCAAAGAAACCAAAAATCAAAGGATACGAAGGAACAGGTCTAGGTTTAACAATTAGTAAGCAGTTAATAGAATTAATGGGAGGTTATATTTGGTGTAAGCCAAATGAACCTAAAGGATCGGTATTTTCAATAGTAGTTCCAGTAAAAGAAATAACTAATGTGGATATGATTGCAGAGCACAAAAAAGATTATGATGTAAATAAACAAGAAAAAACAAATATTTTTAAGAATGGCATAAAAGTATTACTAGCTGAGGATATAAAGGTGAATCGCAAGTTAATTTCCCATATGCTCTCTGACTTAGGGTATGATGTTTATGCAGTGGCTAATGGTGAAGAATGTGTAAAAGCAACTACAAAATGGAAACCAGATGTTATTTTAATGGATATGCAAATGCCTATTCTCGATGGGTATGAAGCTACTAAAGTGATTCGTCAAAACAGAGAATTAGAATATATACCAATCATAGCTCTTACTGCGTATGCCATGAGTGGTGATATAGAAAAATGTATGCAGGCAGGATGTAATAGTTATTTAAGCAAACCGTTTTCAAAAGAGCAGTTACATCTGACCATTAGACAGTCATGCAGTAAAATCAAAACTGATATTAAGTAG
- a CDS encoding copper ion binding protein, producing MKKELTVEGMSCNHCKANIESTLNKLEGINQVFVNLDNKLVEISYNEQEISIEKIIELIDDLGFEVITT from the coding sequence ATGAAAAAAGAACTGACTGTTGAAGGAATGAGTTGTAACCATTGTAAAGCAAATATAGAATCTACTTTAAATAAATTAGAGGGAATTAACCAAGTTTTTGTTAACCTTGATAACAAGCTTGTTGAAATAAGTTATAATGAACAAGAAATATCAATTGAAAAAATTATAGAATTAATCGATGATTTAGGTTTTGAAGTTATAACTACTTAA
- a CDS encoding chemotaxis protein CheW, with protein sequence MAEEIQLVVFTLKTDDMVCEYGVPITKVQEIIPMMTPTRLPQVPDFVEGVVNLRGKIVPIIDLKKRFNIGATEITNDTRSVVVEVDGQTVGIIVDEVSEVLLLSDENIEPPPAVVGGITAEYLTGVGKLQQRLLILLDMDKILSDTEKANLATVSELEN encoded by the coding sequence ATGGCTGAGGAGATTCAACTAGTAGTTTTTACTCTTAAAACAGATGATATGGTCTGTGAATATGGAGTGCCTATTACTAAGGTTCAGGAAATAATTCCAATGATGACTCCAACGCGTTTACCTCAGGTACCTGATTTTGTCGAAGGAGTTGTAAATCTTAGGGGTAAAATAGTACCAATTATAGACTTGAAAAAACGTTTTAACATAGGGGCTACAGAGATAACTAATGATACCCGCAGTGTAGTTGTAGAGGTTGATGGACAAACGGTAGGTATTATTGTTGATGAAGTAAGTGAGGTTTTATTGCTGTCTGATGAAAATATTGAGCCTCCCCCTGCAGTAGTAGGTGGCATTACAGCTGAATATCTGACTGGGGTAGGTAAATTACAACAACGATTGTTAATACTATTAGATATGGATAAGATCCTAAGTGATACAGAAAAAGCAAACTTAGCAACTGTGAGTGAGTTAGAAAACTAA
- the acpS gene encoding holo-ACP synthase: MLIGIDIVDIQRIKEVVIRTPRFLKRIYTEAELDYCLSKSNPYPSLAARFAAREAFRKLDYTFQKGVGFRDVEVKIDEFGKPYLYLSKIVIEKCEHKKIKEINISLSHSKNQAIAAVVATRED, translated from the coding sequence TTGCTAATAGGGATAGATATAGTAGATATACAAAGAATAAAAGAAGTAGTTATTAGAACACCTAGGTTTTTGAAAAGAATATATACTGAAGCTGAACTTGATTATTGTTTATCAAAATCCAACCCTTATCCTTCTTTGGCTGCTAGATTTGCAGCAAGGGAGGCTTTTAGAAAACTAGATTATACTTTTCAAAAAGGTGTAGGGTTTCGTGATGTTGAAGTAAAAATAGATGAATTTGGTAAGCCTTATTTATATTTAAGCAAAATAGTGATTGAAAAATGTGAACACAAAAAAATAAAGGAAATAAATATAAGTCTATCCCATTCAAAAAATCAGGCAATTGCAGCTGTTGTTGCTACAAGGGAGGATTAA
- a CDS encoding NAD(P)H-hydrate dehydratase, which translates to MKLLTADEMKNIDLRASNEYYIPSIILMENAGLRVVDLIEELLGDVQGKNITVIAGKGNNGGDGLVVSRHLINLGANVDTFLMGKASELTTDTLTNYKILDKISNRIYPLLNEEDLDNLLTILMRSDVVIDAIYGIGFKGNLNELDAKIVKMINWCKASVIAVDIPSGVEADTGKVHGEAVMATNTITFALPKIGMIMYSCRDYIGQLTVADISIPLALLEDNTIKNNLITNDMVKHLVLPRDPESHKGTYGHVLVVGGSIGLTGAVVLTANAALKTGVGLVTAALPESLLPNVDNQLIEVMTIPLVETGHSTIALESIPAIENMLGTSSVCAIGPGMSRYKEANAVLSAVLERSGIPLVIDADGLNALENDIEVLKNRQVPIILTPHPGEMARLTGKTIKEIQANRIEIARNCAIEWGVIIVLKGNRTVIATPDGEVYINITGNPGMATAGSGDVLCGIIAGFIAQGLNSKNAAITGVYLHGLIGDRVSESKGQRGLIAGDLIYGIPDILKQFE; encoded by the coding sequence ATGAAGCTACTTACTGCTGATGAAATGAAAAATATAGATTTGCGAGCTAGCAACGAATATTATATACCTAGCATTATTCTTATGGAAAATGCGGGTTTAAGAGTAGTAGATTTAATAGAAGAATTATTAGGAGATGTACAGGGAAAAAACATAACAGTAATAGCTGGAAAAGGTAATAATGGTGGTGATGGTTTAGTAGTTAGTCGTCATCTTATTAACCTTGGGGCTAATGTGGATACTTTTTTAATGGGAAAAGCTTCGGAATTGACTACTGACACACTAACTAATTATAAAATTCTTGATAAGATAAGTAATAGAATATACCCATTATTAAATGAAGAAGACCTAGATAATTTGCTAACTATTTTAATGCGTAGTGATGTGGTTATTGATGCTATATATGGTATAGGTTTTAAAGGCAATCTTAATGAATTAGATGCAAAAATAGTAAAAATGATAAACTGGTGTAAAGCTTCAGTTATTGCAGTTGATATTCCATCAGGAGTTGAGGCTGACACAGGCAAAGTGCATGGTGAAGCGGTTATGGCAACAAATACTATAACCTTTGCTCTTCCTAAAATAGGTATGATAATGTATTCTTGTCGAGATTACATAGGTCAATTAACGGTTGCAGATATATCTATACCATTAGCATTGTTAGAAGATAATACTATTAAAAACAACTTAATAACTAATGATATGGTAAAACACTTGGTATTGCCACGTGATCCGGAGTCACATAAGGGGACATATGGTCATGTATTGGTAGTAGGTGGTTCTATAGGGCTTACGGGTGCTGTGGTTTTGACAGCAAATGCTGCATTAAAAACAGGGGTGGGTTTAGTTACTGCTGCACTTCCAGAATCTTTGTTACCAAATGTAGATAATCAGCTTATAGAGGTTATGACTATTCCTTTAGTAGAGACAGGTCATTCCACTATAGCTCTTGAATCTATTCCAGCTATTGAAAATATGCTTGGCACAAGTTCAGTATGTGCAATAGGACCGGGTATGTCTAGATATAAGGAGGCTAATGCAGTTCTTAGTGCAGTTCTTGAAAGATCTGGGATTCCATTAGTAATTGATGCAGATGGTTTAAACGCCCTAGAAAATGATATTGAAGTACTAAAAAATAGGCAGGTGCCAATAATTCTCACACCTCATCCTGGTGAAATGGCACGTTTAACGGGTAAAACAATTAAAGAAATTCAAGCAAATCGTATTGAGATAGCTCGTAATTGTGCAATTGAATGGGGAGTAATTATAGTATTAAAAGGAAATAGAACAGTGATAGCAACTCCTGATGGAGAAGTCTATATAAATATTACGGGTAATCCTGGGATGGCTACTGCTGGCAGTGGTGATGTATTATGTGGAATAATTGCTGGTTTTATTGCACAAGGGCTAAATAGTAAAAATGCTGCTATAACTGGTGTTTATTTACATGGTTTAATTGGAGATCGGGTTAGTGAGTCAAAGGGACAAAGAGGATTAATTGCCGGAGATTTAATTTATGGAATTCCGGATATTTTAAAGCAGTTTGAATAA
- a CDS encoding CBS domain-containing protein — protein MLAKDIMTTEVITVGPEEKIDTVAKLLIDNKISGIPVVDEQRKLLGIITENDLMVKASELKVPFYLTLFDSFIFLENPIRFNNSLKKYVASLVKDAMTKKVYAVEENKDVKEVVEIMQKRRINRVPVVRDGELVGIVTRNDILKSLVSNNG, from the coding sequence ATGTTAGCGAAAGATATAATGACTACAGAGGTTATTACTGTAGGTCCAGAAGAAAAAATAGATACAGTTGCTAAACTACTTATAGATAACAAGATAAGCGGTATACCAGTTGTTGATGAACAGAGAAAGCTTTTAGGTATAATAACTGAAAATGATTTAATGGTTAAAGCTAGTGAGTTAAAAGTACCTTTTTATCTTACTTTATTTGACAGTTTTATTTTTCTTGAAAATCCCATAAGATTTAATAATAGTCTTAAGAAATATGTTGCTTCGTTAGTTAAAGATGCAATGACCAAGAAGGTATATGCAGTAGAAGAAAACAAAGATGTGAAAGAAGTTGTTGAAATAATGCAAAAAAGGCGTATCAACCGTGTGCCAGTTGTAAGAGATGGGGAGTTAGTTGGTATTGTTACCAGAAATGACATTTTGAAATCGTTGGTGAGTAATAATGGATAA
- the alr gene encoding alanine racemase, with protein MDNLKLTWVEIDLSAIRHNINEVKSLLKPETKLMVIVKANAYGHGMLEVTRICLEEGVDYLGVASLDEALTLRKEGIKSPILVLGYIPNGTAETIIDNNIIPSVFTISLAEELSKVAVSKGKEVNVHLKVDTGMGRLGIVVESRASELVERVNLLPGVNIEGIFTHFAVADAKDKTYTKKQIEVFNEFLKNLEEKGIHIPIKHSSNSAAIMDLPEAHYDMVRAGIVTYGLYPSDEVDRKKIDLIPAMTLKSKVSFVKTLSKGSSVSYGRTFIASKNTVVATVPIGYADGYTRLLSNKIWASIKGKKVPLIGNVCMDQCMFDVTGVDGIKDGEEIILFGKPEFGITADDIADTLGTINYEIVSAISSRVPRLYIG; from the coding sequence ATGGATAATTTAAAATTAACTTGGGTGGAAATAGATTTAAGTGCAATAAGGCATAATATAAATGAAGTGAAAAGTTTGCTTAAGCCAGAAACTAAACTTATGGTAATTGTAAAAGCTAATGCTTACGGACATGGTATGCTTGAAGTAACAAGAATTTGCCTAGAAGAAGGTGTTGATTATTTAGGTGTTGCATCACTTGATGAAGCTCTCACATTAAGAAAAGAAGGTATTAAATCACCAATATTAGTATTAGGATATATTCCTAATGGCACTGCAGAAACAATAATTGATAATAATATAATACCTAGTGTATTTACAATTAGCTTAGCCGAAGAGTTGTCTAAGGTAGCTGTTAGCAAAGGAAAAGAAGTTAATGTTCACTTAAAAGTTGATACCGGTATGGGGAGATTAGGAATTGTAGTTGAATCCCGTGCTTCAGAATTAGTTGAAAGAGTTAATTTGCTGCCTGGAGTCAACATAGAAGGCATTTTTACACATTTTGCTGTAGCAGATGCAAAAGATAAAACATACACTAAAAAACAGATTGAAGTTTTTAATGAATTTCTAAAAAACTTAGAGGAAAAAGGAATACATATACCGATTAAGCATAGTTCTAATAGTGCTGCAATTATGGATTTACCGGAAGCTCATTATGATATGGTAAGAGCTGGAATAGTAACTTATGGACTGTATCCTTCTGATGAAGTAGATAGAAAAAAAATTGATTTAATACCAGCTATGACCTTAAAAAGTAAAGTAAGTTTTGTAAAAACATTATCTAAGGGTAGTTCAGTAAGTTATGGTAGAACATTTATTGCTAGTAAAAATACTGTTGTTGCAACTGTACCAATAGGATATGCTGATGGTTATACTAGGCTATTATCCAATAAAATTTGGGCTTCAATAAAAGGGAAGAAAGTGCCTTTAATCGGTAATGTATGTATGGATCAATGTATGTTTGATGTTACAGGGGTAGATGGAATAAAAGATGGTGAAGAGATAATCTTATTTGGGAAGCCTGAATTTGGTATTACAGCTGATGATATAGCAGATACATTAGGTACAATAAATTATGAAATAGTTTCTGCGATTAGTTCTCGGGTTCCTCGGTTATATATAGGTTAG
- a CDS encoding CopG family ribbon-helix-helix protein: MPSSRRIIITVPENLLSEVDNVMADESKNRSEIVREAIKFYLGERKKNLMREQMKKGYLEMAEINLNIATENCCVEEEALVNSIEKLLE, encoded by the coding sequence ATGCCATCCTCTAGAAGGATAATAATAACAGTTCCTGAGAATCTCCTGTCTGAGGTAGATAACGTTATGGCTGATGAAAGCAAAAATCGTAGTGAGATAGTTAGAGAAGCTATAAAATTTTATCTTGGGGAGCGTAAAAAAAATTTGATGAGAGAGCAAATGAAAAAGGGTTATTTAGAAATGGCAGAAATAAATTTAAATATAGCAACAGAGAATTGTTGTGTTGAAGAAGAGGCTTTAGTAAACAGTATAGAAAAATTGTTGGAGTGA
- a CDS encoding type II toxin-antitoxin system PemK/MazF family toxin, with product MIKRGEIYFAQLNPVMGSEQGGMRPVLVVQNDIGNQYSPTTIVLAITSQINKAKLPTHVELKSKIYGLEKNSVILAEQIRTIDKMRLKQRLDILNEDMMEKVDKALAVSMGLAEI from the coding sequence ATGATTAAAAGGGGTGAAATTTATTTTGCCCAACTTAACCCGGTTATGGGTTCAGAACAAGGTGGTATGCGACCGGTATTAGTTGTGCAGAATGATATAGGAAACCAGTATAGTCCTACAACAATTGTGCTGGCAATAACCTCACAAATTAATAAAGCTAAACTTCCCACTCATGTAGAGCTTAAATCTAAAATTTACGGTCTAGAAAAAAATTCAGTAATTTTAGCAGAGCAAATTAGAACAATAGATAAAATGAGATTAAAACAAAGATTAGACATATTAAATGAGGATATGATGGAAAAAGTAGATAAGGCTCTAGCAGTAAGCATGGGGTTAGCCGAAATTTAA
- a CDS encoding gamma-glutamyl-gamma-aminobutyrate hydrolase family protein — MKPIIGVTGNFIEADRNFALRDYYIDSVSRAGGIPIILPPCESELYIKRYVDLCNGILISGGGDIDPVYWGEIPVKELGEITPIRDVFEIKMAQYCMMKNIPTLGICRGCQVLNTASGGSIVQDIKTNMCHTQKAPRNYAFHDIFIKKDTILYNILKSERIRVNSFHHQAVNQLGNKMVVTAYSPDRTIEAIESTKHRYFIGVQWHPECLTDEYSALLFKSLVDFSS, encoded by the coding sequence ATGAAACCAATTATTGGGGTTACAGGTAATTTTATTGAGGCAGATAGAAACTTTGCTTTAAGAGATTATTATATTGATTCTGTTAGTCGTGCTGGGGGTATTCCTATAATACTGCCACCATGTGAATCCGAATTATATATTAAAAGATATGTAGATTTATGTAATGGAATATTAATATCTGGTGGTGGTGACATAGACCCAGTTTATTGGGGTGAAATTCCCGTAAAAGAATTAGGTGAAATTACACCTATAAGGGATGTTTTCGAGATAAAGATGGCCCAGTATTGTATGATGAAAAACATACCTACTTTAGGTATTTGCAGAGGGTGCCAAGTATTAAACACAGCTAGTGGTGGTAGTATTGTACAAGATATTAAAACTAATATGTGTCATACACAGAAAGCTCCCAGAAATTATGCATTTCATGATATATTTATAAAAAAGGATACTATTTTGTACAATATATTAAAATCTGAACGTATAAGAGTAAATAGCTTTCATCATCAAGCGGTTAATCAACTAGGAAACAAAATGGTAGTAACAGCGTATTCACCAGATAGAACAATAGAAGCTATAGAAAGTACAAAACATCGCTATTTTATTGGTGTTCAATGGCATCCAGAATGTTTAACAGATGAGTATTCTGCATTATTATTTAAAAGTCTAGTGGATTTTTCGAGTTAA